A segment of the Longimicrobium sp. genome:
AGCGTGCCGCGATTGTGAAGGCACGAGAACGGGCCTTCGTTTTCGGAGCCAGGCTTGCCGACGCCGTTCTCGGCGTCCGGCCCGACGGACGCGCACCGTCGATTGCCGCGCTCGCGCAGGAAGGTCGTGCGGCACTGGCCGCGCTGCGGTCCGGGGTCCTCTCCTCGGCCGAGTTCGAAGCGTTCATCGAGGCGCGTCTTCCGAGCCGGGCCGGCGATCTCGCCGACTACGTGGTCAACCGTCACCAGGTGCTCGTCGACGGCCTGACCATCCAGGATCTGTTCCGGTGGCTGATCGCGGCGCCCGAGAACTCATCCAGCGACCGGCGTTCGCGCCGGACCATCACCGCCTTCTTCAGGCAGGTGCTCGGGATGGGGCAGGCCGCGAACGCGGGACTGGATGCGAGGCCGTTCTTCATCGACCATGGCTACGGACCGGATGGGAAGCAGCTCGATTGGCCGAGCTACGTGTTCCTGCCGGCGGGCACCATCTGGGGGAAGGGTGCGGGGGTGGACCTTTCCTGCGGCGTGGCGTTCGGCGGGGGAGTCGATCTCGCGGCTCGTCGCGGCCGCGACGCTGCGTATATCGGGGGAAGCTGGTCGGCCACCCTGTATCATGGCCATTCGCACGTGGGTGGCGGACACGGGTCGCAGGGAGCGGAGTCGAGGGATCGCATTCTTCACTTCGGTCTTACGGTGGATGACGGAGCGAGGCTTCCCTGGGGTGTGTACGTAGAAGCGGAACAGCATGTCGGCGGCCGTGTGTACCCGGGAGTCCGCACCTATCCACTGGCACCCGCGCGTTGAATCTGCTGGATTGCAAAGGGGTTGCAGCCTGTCCTGCGACCTTTCCGCGCCAGAGTCGATCAGCAGCCCCGACTCGACGGCACCCCCGGGCTGGCCAGGGCGCCCGCCGAGTCTCGCGCCCGACAGGGAACGGTGCCGGAATTGATCTCGTTGACACCGTGTGGCGTGACGGCCATCTTGACAGAGCGGCGGGAAACGGTTCGGCCGCCGCTTCCACCCCTTCCCATTCTCCGGAGGCCCCCTTGCGACGCATCTTCGCTCTTCTCCTCGTCACACCGCTCCTGGCGAACTGCTCCGAGTCCGTGACACCGGTGGCCCCTTCGGGGCCCGTGCACGACCTGGTTCAGTCGCCGCTGGATGACGGCTGGACGGATTCGCCGGCCGACGACTGGACGCTCGATGCGTGGCTCGCGCAGGCGCCGTCCGAGGAGTCGCCGCTGCAGAGCGCGCCCGGGGCGGGGGCGCTGATGTTCTTCGGCCACCCGACCGTCGGCACGGCTTACCCCCCGGGGGTGCACGACGAGTCGTTCCACGGCAGGGACAGGGTCATCCCGGGCGCCGTGGCGATCAATGCGGGCGACAAGGTGACCTTCCGGGTGTTCCCCGGGCACCGGGTGGCGATCTACAAACCCGGTACGCGGCCCGAGGACCTCGTGGTCATCCCCGGGTTCCCCTTCGTGGTCGACCCCACGAACCGGCTGGCGATCCAGGCGGCACCGGTGCCGGTGCTCTCGTTCACGTTCCACAATCCCGGCACCTACCTGGTGATCTGCGCCACCACGCCGCACTTCGTCAACGCCAACATGTACGGCTGGGTCCACGTGCGGTAGGCGGCACGACGACCGCAGACGACGAGGCCGCTCGTCTTCACGCAGAGACGCAGAGGCACGGAGAGTGGTTCTCTCCGTGCCTCTGCGTCTCTGCGCTGCGTGAGATATTCAATCAGGGCTTGATACGAAATCCGAGAATTTGGTTGATGCACCCGATCGGTTCCACGATGACGTCATCCTGAGGCCGGCCAGACTGTAATCAGCGTCTGCGCAAGTGGTTGCAGGCCGAAGGATCTATCATCGCGGCAGCACGAGATTCGGGGAAACGCACCAATACTTCACCCGGACCTGGTATGATTCATCATCAGTAGAGTCGAGCCGTGGCGTGGATGCCCGGTTTCCCCGGCCCGCTCATCGAACCGGACGTGCGGATTCCCGCATCCGGCTCTCCGACCGGGTTCACCTCGAGGCATGCGAAGGCGCCACCTGCCGACGTCTGTACAGTTGCACCAGGCCGAGATTCGACCCGCCGGGCGCTGCTTCAGGAGGGGAAGAAGGAGGGGATGCGCACCCCCTCGCCGCGGCCGCCCGCGACGCGCTGGACGAGGTCGGCGACCGCGAGGTCCAGGGTGCCGAGCCCGAAGGGGCTGAAGATGACGATTCGTCCGTCGTGCGGCGGCGGCTCCACCCTCCCCAGCAGGATCTCGCCCAGGGAGCCGTGGACGAAGTCGGTGTTCCCGGCCAGCTCCGAGGCCAGGTGGATGGAGGTCTGCGCCCGGTTCACGTGGTGGAGGTCGTCGACCACGTTGTGGTGGGCGAGGATGGCCTCGGGCGCCAGGTCGCGCAGCGACACGTGCAGGAGCGTGGCCCCCGGCGGGCAGACGGAGAGGTCGTGAACGTGCGGCCGGATGGCGGTGGTGCCGAAGGCGGTGAGGGGAGCCGCCGCGAGCACCTCCTCCACGCTCGCGGCCACCCGGAGCTCGGCGCCGGGGCGCCCGGCCGCGATCCCCTCGCCGAAGCGGCGGGCCCGCGCCTCGTCCAGGTCGAAGACCACGAAGCGCGGCACCTCCGGCCACGCCACGGCCAGGAAGTGCGCCACCTCGGCGTTGATGGGGCCGCACCCCACGAAGCCGACCGCCTCCGGCGCGCGGCCGCCGCGCAGCACGCGGGCGGCCAGTGCGGCGCTCGCGGCCGTGCGCTGCTTGCTGATGATGGAGCCCTCGAGGATCGCCCGCGGGCGGCCGGTGTCGCGGTCGTTCAGGATCACCACCGCCGAGGCCCGCTCCATCCCCCGGCGCACGTTCCCGGGAACGGAGGCGATCCACTTCACCCCGGCGAGCCGGAAGCCGTCGCCGAGGTAGGCGGGGAGCGAGATGATCCGGTCCTCCTCGCTGTCCGGGAAGCGCAGGAAGCTTGAGTGCGGGAGCGAGGTCTCGCCCCGCGCCTGGGCCTCGTACGCCCTCCGGACCGCGTCGACCACCTCGTCTTCGCGGCCGTGCAGCGCGCCCTCGACCTCGCGCGCGCCCAGGACCAGCACGTCGTCACCGTGCAACGGGAGGCTCCTTCTCGTCGCTCCAGAGGTGCGCGATGTCGCCCAGGTTGGCCTCCACCCAGGCGTCGCTGAAGATGGTGTCGAGGTAGCGGTCGCCGCGGTCGGGGAGGATGGCCACGCAGGTCGACCCCGCGGGGATCTCGCCGCGGAGCCGCTCGACCGCCGCCACCACGCCCCCCGACGAGCCGCCGGCGAGGATGGCCTCGCGCCGCAGCAGCCGGCGGCACCCGGCCACGCACTCCGCGTCGGTCACGAAGACGGGGCGGAAGGAGCCGGGGTCCGGGCAGAGGGGCGGGCGGATGGCCGAGCCCAGGCCGGGGATCAGGCGGCGGTGCTTCACCGTCGAGAAGATCTGGCTTCCCACGGCGTCCACCGCGATCACCCGGGTGGGCGCCCCCTGGTCGTGCAGGTAGTCCACACACCCGCGCAGCGTGCCGCAGGTGGCGGTGGCCACGAAGAGGTAGTCGAGCGGCGCCGGGGCCAGGTCGGCCAGGATCTCCTGGATCGTGGCCCGGTAGTGGGCGCCGGCGTTCTCCTCGTTCGCGTACTGGTCGGCCCAGAAGCTCCCCTCCACGGTGTCGAGGATCTCCCGGACGCGCCGCAGCTTGGCCGGGAGGAGCTCCCCCGTTTCCGGGTCGGGGCGGTCCACCACCTCGATCTCCGCCCCGTAGGCGCGCAGGATGGAGAGGTTGAGCGAGGTGGTCTTCGCGTCGACGATGCAGCGGAAGCGCAGCCCGTGGTAGGCGCAGGCCTGGGCCAGGCCGATCGCGGTGTTCCCGGAGCTCGCCTCCACCACCAGGGTGTCACGGCCCACGGCGCCGCTGGCCAGCGCGTGCTCCAGGATCGCCGCCGCCGCGCGGTCCTTGGAGCTTCCGCCCGGGTTGAACCCCTCGAGCTTGGCGTG
Coding sequences within it:
- the sbnB gene encoding 2,3-diaminopropionate biosynthesis protein SbnB encodes the protein MHGDDVLVLGAREVEGALHGREDEVVDAVRRAYEAQARGETSLPHSSFLRFPDSEEDRIISLPAYLGDGFRLAGVKWIASVPGNVRRGMERASAVVILNDRDTGRPRAILEGSIISKQRTAASAALAARVLRGGRAPEAVGFVGCGPINAEVAHFLAVAWPEVPRFVVFDLDEARARRFGEGIAAGRPGAELRVAASVEEVLAAAPLTAFGTTAIRPHVHDLSVCPPGATLLHVSLRDLAPEAILAHHNVVDDLHHVNRAQTSIHLASELAGNTDFVHGSLGEILLGRVEPPPHDGRIVIFSPFGLGTLDLAVADLVQRVAGGRGEGVRIPSFFPS
- the sbnA gene encoding 2,3-diaminopropionate biosynthesis protein SbnA, whose translation is MLSTIGNTPLVPLERLFAGVGFACHAKLEGFNPGGSSKDRAAAAILEHALASGAVGRDTLVVEASSGNTAIGLAQACAYHGLRFRCIVDAKTTSLNLSILRAYGAEIEVVDRPDPETGELLPAKLRRVREILDTVEGSFWADQYANEENAGAHYRATIQEILADLAPAPLDYLFVATATCGTLRGCVDYLHDQGAPTRVIAVDAVGSQIFSTVKHRRLIPGLGSAIRPPLCPDPGSFRPVFVTDAECVAGCRRLLRREAILAGGSSGGVVAAVERLRGEIPAGSTCVAILPDRGDRYLDTIFSDAWVEANLGDIAHLWSDEKEPPVAR